DNA from Streptomyces luteogriseus:
GCCCATGAAGCGCACCGACAGGCTCGGCTCGATCTCGTCCGGGATGCCCGAGGCACGCAGACCGATGACACCCTGGTCGGCCTCGCCGGTACGCAGGGCGATGATCGACGTCGTACGGGCGTCCGAGACCGGGATCTTGTTGCACGGGAAGATCGGCACGCCGCGCCAGGTCGGGATGCGGTTGCCGGCCATGTCGATGGTCTCGGGTACCAGCCCGCGCTTGTTGAGCTCGCGGCCGAACGCGGCGATGGCGCGCGGGTGGGCGAGGAGCATCTTGGTGCCGCGGCGCCTGCTGAGCAGCTCGTCCATGTCGTCCGGGCTGGGCACGCCGTCGTGCGGCTGGATCCGCTGGTCGTATTCGCAGTTGTGCAGGAGCCCGAAGTCGCGGTTGTTGATGAGCTCGTGCTCCTGGCGCTCCTTCAGCGCCTCGACCGTCAGCCGGATCTGCTGCTCGGTCTGGTTCATGGGCTGGTTGTACAGGTCGGCCACGCGCGAGTGGATGCGCAGCACGGTCTGGGCGACGCTCAGTTCGTACTCACGGGGCCGCGCCTCGTAGTCGACGAAGGTGTGCGGGATGTCCGGCTCGCCGGAGTGGCCGGCGGAGAGGTCGATCTCCTTCTCGCCGTACTTGTTGGAGCGCTGCGAGGGGATCGAGCGACGCTGCTGGAGGTGTTCGCGCAGGGTGTCCGAGCGCTCCGCGATCTGCGCGAACTCCTGGCGGGGCAGCACCAGCACGGTGCACGCGGTGAGGGCGCGGGCCGTGTACTCCCAGATCGCGTCATCGTTCAGCAGGGCGTCGTCGCCGAAGTAGGCACCGTCGGCGAGGACTCCGAGGGACTCGTCGTCCCCGTACGGGCCCGTGCCGACCTTCTCCACCCTGCCGTGCGCGAGGAGGTACACCTCGTCGGACGGGCTGCCGAACGAGGCGATCACGTCGCCCGCCGGGATCTCCCGCTGCTCGCAGCGGCGGGCGATCTCGAAGAGCACCTCCTCGTCCTCGTAGGACCGCAGCGCCGGCAGCTCGCCGAGCTCCGCGGGAATGATCTCGACGCGGTCGCCGGTCTTCACGAACGTCAGACGGCCGTCGCCCACGGCGAACGTCAGCCGCCGGTTCACCCGGTACGTACCACCCTGGATGTCGACCCACGGCAGCATCCGCAGCAGCCAGCGGGAGCTGATCTCCTGCATCTGTGGCACGGACTTGGTCGTGGTGGCCAGGTTCCGCGCGGCCGCCGTGCCGAGACTCTGCTGCGGCTTGGTCTGCTCCGTGCGGACCTCTTCGCCTACCGACATAGAGAACTGCCCTCCCGGTTGTGACCGACGCCCATATGCCTCGGGCATCGATGTGCACGAGCAAGCCTTCCTCACTCAGCGTGGCGGTGCTATTACCCGAAAGAGCGGGAATGGATCTTTGCTTCGCTGGGCATGGGGCCCCGTCGCGGCGTTCGAAAGCACCCGTGTCCGGCCCGTCGGACCGAGCTGCCGGGGCACAGAGCGCTCCGTCAGCCCCGAGCCCACCCTTCCCCACTCCCGGGTGACAATGGGCCGGTGACCAGCCCCGACACCCCCGGAATCGCCGCCCTGCGCCCCCGGCTGCCGTCGCCGGTGCAGGAGGTCGTGGACGACCGGTTCGAGCGCCGGGGTGTGCGGCTGCTGCTGAAGCGGGACGATCTGATCCACCCGGAACTGATCGGCAACAAGTGGCGCAAGCTGGCTCCGAATCTGGCCGCGGCGGCCGGCCGCGCCGTCGTCACCTTCGGCGGTGCCTGGTCCAACCACCTGCGCGCCACGGCTGCGGCCGGCCGGCTGCTCGGCATCCCCACCATCGGTGTCGTCCGCGGCGACGAGCTGGCCGGCCGGCCCCTCAACCCCTCACTGGCCCGCTGCGCGGCCGACGGCATGCGGCTGCATTTCGTGGACAGGGCGACCTACCGAGGCAAGTCCGAGCCGCGGACCCTGGCCGGCATCCTGCGCGCGGCGG
Protein-coding regions in this window:
- a CDS encoding family 2B encapsulin nanocompartment shell protein, whose protein sequence is MSVGEEVRTEQTKPQQSLGTAAARNLATTTKSVPQMQEISSRWLLRMLPWVDIQGGTYRVNRRLTFAVGDGRLTFVKTGDRVEIIPAELGELPALRSYEDEEVLFEIARRCEQREIPAGDVIASFGSPSDEVYLLAHGRVEKVGTGPYGDDESLGVLADGAYFGDDALLNDDAIWEYTARALTACTVLVLPRQEFAQIAERSDTLREHLQQRRSIPSQRSNKYGEKEIDLSAGHSGEPDIPHTFVDYEARPREYELSVAQTVLRIHSRVADLYNQPMNQTEQQIRLTVEALKERQEHELINNRDFGLLHNCEYDQRIQPHDGVPSPDDMDELLSRRRGTKMLLAHPRAIAAFGRELNKRGLVPETIDMAGNRIPTWRGVPIFPCNKIPVSDARTTSIIALRTGEADQGVIGLRASGIPDEIEPSLSVRFMGINEQAIIKYLVTAYYSAAVLVPDALGVLENVEIGRWR